A window of Streptomyces sp. Je 1-332 genomic DNA:
TGGCGGTGGCGACGCCGTGCTGTCCGGCGCCGGTCTCCGCGATCACGCGGGTCTTGCCCATGCGCTTGGTGAGCAGGGCCTGGCCGAGCACGTTGTTGATCTTGTGCGAGCCGGTGTGGTTCAGGTCCTCGCGCTTGAGGAAGACGCGGGCGCCGCCGGCGTGCTCGGCGAAACGGGGAACCTCGGTGAGGCTGCTGGGCCGTCCCGTGTAGTTGACCAGAAGGTCGTCGAGCTCGCGGGCGAACTCGGGGTCGTTCTTGGCCTTGTCGTACTCGACGGCCACTTCATCCACGGCGGCGACGAGGGCCTCCGGGATGAATTTGCCGCCGAACGCGCCGAAGTAGCCTTCGGCGCTGGGGACTTGACCCTCCGGGTCGGGGTGGAAGTACTCGCTGGACATGCCTCTACCTCACATGGCGGGAATGGGTGATCTGCGTTGCGATCGCCCCCGCCAGGGGCGCGGGGAACTGCGCGAGCAAGCCCCACCGGGGTGAGGACGGCTACGCGCCGTGAAGGGCAGACGATTCGTCCGGCCGACGCGACGCCGTGGCTGGTCGCGCAGTTCCCCGCGCCCCTGACGGGGCGCTCGGCCATCGCATCCCGTTCACCTGACCCGGTTCATCTCCGATGACGTACCGCACCCTGCGACCCCGCACGCGCCGCGCAGGCGCCCGGCAGCCGCGGGGGCGGCAACCGGGTGCGAGGCGGGCGAAGGCGGTCATCGGGAGAGGTCAGCTCCGCCCGTGCCGGAGGGCAGGATGCGCACCCGCGGCGACCAGGTCGGAGACCGCGCCCTTCGGGTCGCGGCCGGTCACCAGGGACTCGCCCACGAGCACCGCGTCGGCGCCCGCGTTGGCGAACGCGATGAGGTCGTGCGGCCCGCGCACACCGGACTCGGCGATCTTGACGACGTCGTCCGGCAGCTCGGGCGCGACGCGCTCGAAGGTGGAGCGGTCGACCTTCAGGGTCTTGAGGTCGCGGTTGTTGACGCCGATGATCCGCGCGCCCGCGTCCACGGCCCGCTCGGCCTCGTCCTCGTCGTGCACCTCGACGATCGGCGTGAGGCCGATCGAATGGGCGCGCTCGATGAGCGACTCCAGGGCGGGCTGCTCCAGGGCGGCGACGATCAGCAGGACGAGGTCGGCGCCGTACGCCCGCGCCTCCCACAGCTGGTACGAGGTGACGATGAAGTCCTTGCGGAGCACCGGGATGTCGACCTTGGCGCGGACGGCCTCCAGGTCGGCGAGCGATCCGCCGAAGCGGCGCTCCTCGGTGAGCACGGAGATGACGGCCGCGCCGCCCGCCTCGTAGTCGGCGGCGAGCCCGGCCGGGTCGGCGATCGCGGCGAGCGCGCCCTTGGACGGGCTGGAGCGCTTGACCTCACAGATGACCTTGACGCCGTCGCCGCGCAGGGCGGCGACCCCGTCCTTGGCCGCAGGAGCCTTCGCCGCGCGCTCCTTGAGCTCGTCGAGGCTGACGCGCGCCTGCCGTTCCGCGAGGTCGGCACGGACTCCGTCGATGATCTCGTCGAGCACACTCACGCGAGCGGCCCCCTTCCCTGACGGTGAAGCTGCTGTTTGAACCTCAAGCTGTTCGGCTGCCTCATCAGGCATTTCCGATGGTCACTGCGATGGTATCCGCAGGAGGGCGAAGGCCCCGCATCCGGTTGACGCCAGTCCCACGACCTGGACACCTCACACCCCGGCCACCTGGGCTTTCTCGGCATTCAGGGATGCAGCCATGCCCCGAACGGCAGATTGCGTACGAGGGTGAAAACCGCGATAAGGACCCCGATCCCGTACAGATGTACGGACCCCAACTCGATCCGCAGCGGTCGTCCGCGCGCCGCGCGGGCCGCCCAGAGAGTCCACAGGAGCGCGAAGACACCGAACCCGACGACGGCGAGGGCATTGGCGCCGAGTGCCGTCGTGAAGTCGCCGTGGACGACGGCGTGGGCACTGCGCAGTCCGCCGCAGCCGGGGCAGAACACGCCGGTGAGCCGCAGCAGCGGGCAGGCGGGGTAGTGGCCGGGCTCGTTCGGGTCGACCGCCCCCACGTAGGCGAAGGCGGCGATCACCGAGCCGAGCACGCCGACGGGCACGGCGAGGCGCCGCAGTGCGGGGCCGACGGCCGGAGCCGCGCTCTCGGGTTCAGCGTTCACCCGACGCATTGTGCCCTTCGGCGGCGGCCCGTGCCCGGCAGGGAAACGCGAAAGGAGGCCACCCCGGCACCTGCCGGGACGGCCTCCCCCGTACGTCGGTGAGGGTCAGCTCTCGGAGTGCGCGAGCCGGCCCTGCGGCTGCGACTGTCGGGGCTTCGCGCCGAGGCCCGCGGCACGCATGGCCATGCCCACGACGCCGCCGACGGCGATGATGACCATGCCGGCCCAGAAGCCCAGCGGGTTGGCCAACACCATGAAGGCACCCGATACGCAGAAACCGATGAAGGCGATGGTGACACCGGTCCAGGCGGCCGGGGTGTGTCCGTGGCTGCTGCCCGCCATGACTTGCTCCTCGTTGCTGTATGCGTGGTGGTGATGCGTGGGGTGAGCGAGACGCTCACCGCTCCATTGTCCCGTACGCGGGCGGGTGCCGTGAGCGCGGGGTCATGCCTCGCGCGTCGGGTCCTCACCGCGGTCGAGGGCCTTCCAGAGGTCCTCGGGCCGGTCCGGGTCGACCTTCGGCGGAGCCTTGCGGGGGCGGGGGGCGCCGTCGCGTTCGTAGCGTCCGGACATCGCGGGCCAGGACCGGCCGTACGTCAGGGCGAGGAGACCGGCGATCAGGATCAGCGCGCCCGCGACCGCGGCGGCGTACGGCCAGGCCGTGTGGCTGAGATCACCGATCGTGGCGGCGGTGTCACCGGATGCCTCGGCGGCCTTCTCGTCGAGGGCGCCGCTGTCGTTCGCGGCGAGGAGGGCGGCGGCCACGGTGCCCGCGCCGCTCAGTGCGAGCAGCAGCGAGACGAGCATCCGCCCGGCCCTGCGGACGGCGAAGACGGCGACGAGCGCGGCGAGCCCCACTATCGCGAGGGCCGCGGGCACGCCCGTGACGTCGCTGCCCGTGGCGCTCAGCGGCAGTTCGCCGCCCGCGACCGAAGCGGTGCCCTTCGCCCAGGTCTGGCGGGAGGCGAGCAGTGCGAGGGCAGCGCCGACCGCGCCGAACAGCAGAGCGACGGCGATGCTGCGGCGGCCGCTGCGCTGGGCCCGGGTCTCGGGCTCGGCGTCGGCCTCGGCGGCCTGGGTGCGGGGCGGAGGTACGGCAGAAGTCACCCGTCCACTATCCCTCACGGCCGGCGGGGCGACGCAGCCGGTTCGCCGTGTGGATGGCCCGCAGGACCGCCGCCGCCTTGTTGCGGCACTCGGTGTCCTCGGCGACCGGGTCGGAGTCGGCGACGACACCCGCTCCGGCCTGCACGTATGCCGTGCCCTCGCGCAGGAGCGCGGTGCGGATGGCGATGGCGGTGTCGGAGTCGCCGGCGAAGTCGAGATATCCGACACAGCCGCCGTACAGGCCGCGCCGGGAGGGTTCGAGCTCGTCGATGATCTGCATCGCACGCGGCTTGGGGGCGCCGGAGAGGGTGCCGGCGGGGAAGCAGGCGGTGAGGACGTCGAAGGCGGTGCGGCCTTCGGCGACCTGGCCGGTGACCGTCGACACGATGTGCATGACGTGGGAGTACTTCTCGATGGACATGAAGTCGACGACCTCGACCGAGCCGGGCTCGCAGACGCGCCCCAGGTCGTTGCGGCCCAGGTCGACGAGCATCAGGTGCTCGGCACGCTCCTTGGGGTCGGCGAGCAGCTCGTCGGCGAGGCCCTGATCCTCCTGCGGGGTGGCGCCACGCGGCCGGGTGCCCGCGATGGGGTGCACCATGGCGCGCCCGTCCTCGACCTTGACGAGGGCCTCGGGCGACGAGCCGACGACGTCGAAGCCGTCGAAGCGGAAGAGGTACATGTACGGCGAGGGGTTGGTGGCCCGCAGTACGCGGTAGACGTCCAGCGCGCTCGCGCCGCAAGGGGTTTCGAAGCGCTGCGAGGGGACGACCTGGAAGGCCTCGCCCGCGCGGATGCGCTCCTTGATGTCCTCGACGGCTTCCTGGTACTGCTCGCCGCCCCACAGGGCGGTGTACTCGGGCAGCTCGGAGGGCGGCAGGGCGGCCGGGGGCTGGGAGACGGCCCGGGAGAGGTCGGCCTCCATGGCGTCGAGGCGGGCCACGGCGTCGGCGTACGCCTCGTCGACGCCTGTCTCCAGGTCGTTGTGGTTGATCGCGTTGGCGATCAGGAGCACGGATCCGTCCCAGTGGTCGAGGACGGCGAGGTCGCTGGTGAGCAGCATCGTCAGCTCGGGCAGCTTGAGGTCGTCCCGCTCGCCGGGGCCGATCTTCTCCAGGCGGCGCACGATGTCGTAGCCGAGGTAGCCGACCATCCCGCCGGTGAAGGGCGGCATCCCGGACGCGAGGTCGCGCGGGGTGTGCAGGGCCTCGACGGTGGCGCGCAGGGCGTCGAGCGGGTCGCCGGAGGTGGGGACGCCGACGGGTGGGGTGCCCAGCCAGTGGGCTTCGCCGTCGCGGGTGGTGAGGGTGGCGGCGCTGCGGACGCCGACGAAGGAGTAGCGAGACCAGGACCGGCCGTTCTCCGCGGACTCCAGGAGGAACGTGCCGGGCCGCTCGGCGGCGAGCTTGCGGTAGAGCCCGACCGGAGTGTCGCCGTCCGCGAGGAGCCTGCGGCTGACGGGGATCACTCGGCGGTCGCTCGCGAGCTTGCGGAAGGTCTCGAGATCCATGGGAGGAGCTTACGGCCGTGCGGGTGGCGGCCGGTGTCGCGGGCCGACGGGCACGGTGCCTGCCACTAGAACGGGAGGATGACCAACCGCCGTATGCTGCCCGCCTTCGCCCTCCTCCTCGCCTCGACCGCGTTCGCGGCGGCCGCCCCCGGGCCCGTGGTGTGGCCCGCCCCCAAGGACGTGCCGGAGCGGGTCCGGGCCGCGGGCCTGGAGATGCTCGACTCCGAGGCGATGGACATGCACATTCACACCACCCTGAAGGTGACGTCCGGGGGCAGCCCCGTCACGGTCCCGGCGGACATCGGCATCGACCGCTCGGGGCCGAAGCCCCGCTACAGCCCGCTGCACACGCACGACACCACCGGCACCCTGCATGTGGAGTCGGAGGAGTGGCGGGACTTCACCCTGGGTCAGTTCATGACCGAGTGGGGCGTGAGCGGCGTACGCGAGAAGTGCCGTGCGGATGTCGCCGGGCGCTCCTGGGCCGGCGACCCGTCCCGCATCGTGCTGCGGGACGGCGAGACGATCACGCTTCGGTGCCGCTGAAGGTGACGGGCAGCGAGTCGGCGTCGAAGCACGTGCGGGTGCCGGTGTGACAGGCGGCGCCGATCTGGTCGACCTGGACCAGGACGGTGTCCGCGTCGCAGTCCAGGGCCACGGACTTCACGTACTGGAAGTGGCCCGACGTGTCGCCCTTGACCCAGTACTCCTGGCGGCTGCGCGACCAGTACGTGCAGCGTCCCGTGGTGAGCGTGCGGTGCAGGGCCTCGTCGTCCATCCAGCCCAGCATCAGCACCTCGCCGGTGTCGTACTGCTGGGCGATGGCGGGGACGAGGCCGTCCGCGCCGCGCTTGAGGCGGGCGGCGATCTCGGGGTCCAGGCTGCTGGGCGGGGGCGTGGCGGTCATGGGGCCATTGTGCCGCGCTCCGGGGCCTCGCCGGGCCGCGTCCACTGGGCGGACCCTGTACCGAGTCGTAGGCTGGATGGCATGTCGACCCATGCCAAGCGTGAACGACTTCTCCTCGCCGATCTGTTGGAGGCGGAGGGCCCCGACGCCCCCACCCTCTGCGAGGGCTGGACCACCCGAGATCTCGCGGCCCACGTGGTGGTCCGCGAGCGCCGGGCCGATGCCGCGGGCGGGCTGCTGATCAAGCAGCTGGCCTCGCGCCTGGAGCGTGTGCAGGCGGAGTTCGCCGCGAAGCCGTACGAGGAACTGATCCAGCTGATCAGGACGGGACCGCCGCGCTTCTCCCCCTTCTCCCTCAAGCAGATCGACGAGGCGTCGAACGCCGTCGAGTTCTATGTCCACACCGAGGACGTGCGCCGTGCCAGGCCCGACTGGACGCCGCGCGAGCTCGACCCGGTCCTCTCGGACACCCTGTGGTCACGCCTGGAGCGGATGGCCCGCCTGGTGGGACGCAAGGCGCCGGTGGGCTTGGTCCTGCGCCGCCCGGACGGCCAGACGGCGGTGGCCCATCGCGGCACTCCCGTGGTGACGGTGACGGGAGAACCGTCCGAACTGGTGATGTTCGCGCACGGCCGGCAGGACGTGGCCAACGTCGAACTGGACGGTGACAAGGACGCGATCGCCCGACTGCACGAGACGAAGCAACTGGGCATCTGATGATCAGGGTCTCGATGGCCGGCGTGTACGTGGACGATGTGGCGAGAGCGCACGCCTTCTACACGGACGTACTGGGCTTCGAGACCCGGCATCACGTGGTGCCGACCGGCGGGACGCCCTTCGTCACGGTCGGGGCGGCGGGCGGCCACGGCGACGTGGAGCTGCTCCTCGAACCGGGCGAGGGCCCCATCGCGGAGCCCTATCACAAGGCCCTGCACGAGGCGGGCATCCCGTGCATCGTGCTCGGGGTGGACGACATCCGCGCGGAACACGAGCGCCTGGTCGCCCTGGGGGTGCGGTTCGCCCACGGCCCCGAGAAACAGGGCCCGGTGATCACCGCGGTGCTTGACGACACGGTGGGAAATCTGGTGCAACTGATGCAGCCGAGCGGGTAGCTTTCGCCCCGCTCGCGGTTGCACTGGCCGCGAACGCCGGGCTCGGTAGCTCCCGGCGCCCCCCCCCAGCACGGCGAGCAGCCACACCCCGGGCTCAACGCACGACGGAACCCCCTCAGGAACCCCTCAGCGAACCAGCTGCCCCGCCCCCCGCAGCGTGTCCTTCACCTCGCCGATCCGCAGATCCCCGAAGTGGAAGACCGAAGCGGCGAGCACCGCGTCCGCGCCCGCCTCGATCGCCGGCGGGAAGTGGTCGAGGCGGCCCGCGCCGCCGGACGCGATGACGGGAACGGTGACGTGGCGTCGTACCGCCGCGATCATCTCGATGTCGTAGCCGTCCTTGGTGCCGTCCGCGTCCATCGAGTTGAGCAGGATCTCCCCCGCGCCGAGCTCGGCGGCCTGGTGCGCCCACTCGACGGCGTCGATCCCGGCGGACTTGCGGCCGCCGTGGGTCGTCACCTCGAAGCTCCCGGAGGCGGTCCGCCTCGCATCCACCGACAGGACGAGCACCTGGCGCCCGAACCGCTCCGCGATCTCGCGGATCAGCTCAGGGCGTGCGATGGCGGCCGTGTTCACGCCCACCTTGTCCGCGCCGGCCCGCAGGAGCTTGTCGACGTCCTCGGCGGTACGGACGCCGCCGCCCACCGTGAGGGGGATGAAGACCTGCTCGGCGGTGCGGCGTACCACGTCGTACGTCGTCTCGCGGTTGCCGGAGGATGCCGTGATGTCCAGGAACGTCAACTCGTCGGCGCCCTCGGCGTCGTACACCTTGGCCATCTCGACGGGGTCGCCCGCGTCACGCAGGTTCTGGAAGTTGACGCCCTTGACGACCCGGCCGTTGTCCACGTCCAGGCAGGGGATCACGCGTACGGAGAGGGTCATTCGGCACCTGCCCGTGCGCGCGGGCCGTACGCCTCCACCTCGACCTCGACGACCAGACTCGGGTCGACGAAGCCGGAGACGATGATCATCGACGCGGCGGGGCGGACGTCGTCGAAGAGCTCCTTGTGGGCCCGGCCGACCTCCTCCACGTCGCGCGCGTGCGTCAGGTACATGCGGGTGCGTACGACGTGCTCCCGGCCGAGGCCCAGCTGCTTCAGGGACTCGACGGCGACGTGGAAGGCGTTGGCCGCCTGCTCGTAGGGGGTACCGGCCTCTATGGCGCCGTTCACCACCGACGTGCAGCCCGACACCAGGACGAGGCCGTTGGGCAGCTCGACCGCGCGGGAGTAGCCGATGGCCTCCTCCCACGGGCCGCCCGAGCCCACCCTGCGGACGATGTCACTCACGACGCCACCGCCGCGAGGGCCTCTTCGAGGGTGAAGGCCTTCGCGTACAGCGCCTTGCCGACGATCGAGCCCTCGACGCCCAGCGGGACCAGTTCGGCGATCGCGCGCAGGTCGTCCAGGGACGAGACGCCGCCCGACGCGACCACGGGGCGGTCCGTCGCCGCGCAGACGCCCCGCAGGAGCTCCAGGTTCGGGCCCTGCAGCGTGCCGTCCTTGGCGATGTCGGTGACGACGTAGCGGGCGCAGCCCTCGGAGTCGAGGCGCTCCAGGGTCTCGTAGAGATCGCCGCCGTCGCGGGTCCAGCCGCGGCCGCGCAGGGTCGTGCCGCGTACGTCGAGGCCGACCGCGATCTTGTCGCCGTGCGACGCGATGACCTTGGCGACCCACTCCGGGGTCTCCAGGGCCGCCGTGCCGAGGTTCACGCGGGTGCAGCCGGTGGCGAGCGCGGCCTCCAGGGACGCATCGTCGCGGATGCCGCCGGACAGCTCGACCTTGATGTCCATGGCGCCCGCGACCTCGGCGACGAGCGCGCGGTTGTCGCCGGTGCCGAACGCGGCGTCCAGGTCGACCAGGTGCAGCCACTCGGCGCCCGACCGCTGCCAGGAGAGGGCGGCCTCCAGCGGGGAGCCGTAGGAGGTCTCAGAGCCGGACTCGCCGTGGACGAGGCGTACGGCCTGGCCGTCGCGGACGTCGACGGCGGGGAGGAGTTCGAGCTTGCTCACAGAGGTCCCTGACATTCCTAGAGGGTTCCGATCCAGTTGGTGAGGAGCTGGGCGCCGGCGTCGCCGGACTTCTCGGGGTGGAACTGCGTGGCCCACAGCGCGCCGTTCTCGACGGCGGCCACGAAGGGCTCGCCGTGCGTGGTCCAGGCGACCTTGGGCGCGCGGAAGGCGGGGTTGCCGACCTCGAAGTCCCAGTGGTGCACGGCGTACGAGTGCACGAAGTAGAAGCGGGCTTCGTCGTCGAGGCCCGCGAACAGCTGGGAGTCGTCCGGCGCCTGGACCGTGTTCCAGCCCATGTGCGGGACGATCTCGGCCTTCAGGGGCTCGACGGTGCCGGGCCACTCGTCGAGGCCCTCGGCCTCCACGTCGTGCTCGATGCCGCGCGCGAAGAGGATCTGCATGCCCACACAGATGCCCATCACGGGGCGGCCGCCCGCGAGCCTGCGGCCCACGATCCAGTCGCCGCGCGCCTCCTTGAGCCCCTGCATGCAGGCGGCGAAGGCGCCCACACCGGGGACGAGGAGGCCGTCGGCGGCCATGGCCTTGTCGTAGTCACGGGTGATCTCGACGTCCGCGCCGGCGCGCGCGAGGGCGCGCTCGGCGGAACGGACGTTCCCGAAGCCGTAGTCGAAGACGACGACCTTCTTGGGAGCGGTCATACGTGGATCAGCTCCCCTCAGTTCCAGTAGTCGAGCCGCATGATCCCCGCGGTGAGGCACATGGCCGCGGCGATGGAGAGCAGCGTGATCAGGCCCTTGGGCATCCCCTGCTTGACGAAGGAGATGCTGCCGCCGATCAGGAAGAGGCCGACGACGATGAGGATGGTGGTGAGGCCGGTCATGGCTTTACAGCGCGCCCTTCGTGGAGGGGAGGATCCCGGCGGCGCGCGGGTCGCGCTCCGATGCGTAGCGCAGCGCGCGGGCGAGTGCCTTGAACTGGCACTCCACGATGTGGTGGGCGTTGCGGCCGTAGGGCACGTGGACGTGCAGGGCGATCTGGGCCTGCGCGACGAAGGACTCCAGGATGTGCCGGGTCATCGTCGTGTCGTACGTGCCGATCATCGGGGCCATGGTCTCGGGCTCGGTGTGCACGAGGTACGGGCGGCCGCTCAGGTCGACCGTCACCTGGGCGAGGGACTCGTCGAGCGGGACCGTGCAGTTGCCGAAGCGGTAGATGCCGACCTTGTCGCCGAGCGCCTGCTTGAAGGCGGCGCCCAGGGCGAGAGCGGTGTCCTCGATCGTGTGGTGGGTGTCGATGTGCAGGTCGCCCTCGGTCTTGACCGTGAGGTCGAAGAGGCCGTGGCGGCCGAGCTGGTCGAGCATGTGGTCGTAGAAACCGACGCCCGTCGACACCTCGACCTTGCCGGTGCCGTCGAGATCGATCTCGACGAGGACCGACGTCTCCTTGGTGGTCCGTTCGACCCGTCCAACGCGGCTCATGCCTGCTGCTCCTTCTTCAGTTCGCGTACCGCATCGAGGAACGCGTCGTTCTCTTCGGGGGTTCCCGCGCTGACCCGCAGCCGGCCCGGTACTCCGTTGTCCCGGACCAGGACGCCCCGGTCGAGGATCCGCTGCCAGACCGCGTGGGCGGCCCCTTCGCCGTCGAACCGCCCGAACTGGACGAAGTTGGCGTCGGAGTCGGTCACTTCGTAGCCGATCGCACGCAGCTCGCTCACCAGCCGGTCGCGCTCCTGCTTCAGCTGCTCGACGTACTTCAGGAGCGTGTCGGTGTGCTCCAGGGCGGCGAGCGCGGTGGCCTGTGTGACGGCCGACAGGTGGTACGGCAGCCGTACGAGCTGTACGGCGCCGACGACCGCCGGGTCGGCTGCGAGGTAGCCGAGGCGCAGGCCCGCCGCTCCGAAGGCCTTCGACATGGTGCGCGAGATGACGAGGTTCGGCCGCCCCGCGAGCAGCGGGAGCAGCGAGTCGCCGTGGCTGAACTCCACGTACGCCTCGTCGACCACGACCATCGACGGCTTCGCGGCCTGCGCGGCTTCGTAGAGCGCGAGGACCGTCTCGGCCGGGACGGCGTTGCCCGTGGGGTTGTTGGGCGTGGTGATGAAGACGACGTCGGGCTGGTTCTCGGCGATGGTCCTCGTCGCCGCTTCGACGTCGATCGTGAAGTCGTCCGTGCGGGGGCCCGAGATCCAGCCGGTGCCGGTGCCACGCGCGATGAGGCCGTGCATCGAGTACGAGGGCTCGAAGCCGATGGCGGTGCGTCCTGGCCCGCCGAAGGTCTGCAGGAGCTGCTGGATGACTTCGTTCGAGCCGTTGGCCGCCCAGACGTTGGCCAGGGTGACCTCGTGACCGCCGGTCTTCGTGAGGTAGCGCGCGAGCTCGGTGCGCAGCTCGACCGCGTCACGGTCGGGGTAGCGGTTGAGGTCGCGAGCTGCCTCGCGCACACGCTCGGCGATGCGCTCGACGAGCGGCTCGGGCAGCGGGTAGGGGTTCTCGTTCGTGTTCAGGCGTACGGGTACGTCGAGCTGGGGGGCGCCGTAGGGGGACTTGCCGCGCAGTTCGTCGCGTACGGGGAGGTCGTCGATGTCGGTCACTTGCTCTGAGGCACCTTCCATCCGAAGCGGGCCTTCACGGCCGCGCCGTGCGCCGGCAGATCCTCGGCCTCGGCGAGCGTCACCACGTGCTGGGCGACGTCGGCGAGGGCGTCGCGGGTGTAGTCGACGATGTGGATGCCGCGCAGGAACGACTGGACGCTGAGCCCCGAGGAGTGGCAGGCGCAGCCGCCCGTCGGCAGGACGTGGTTGGAGCCCGCGCAGTAGTCGCCGAGGGAGACGGGCGCCCAGGGGCCGACGAAGATCGCGCCCGCGTTCTTGACGCGGTCCGCGACGGCGGCGGCGTCCGCGGTCTGGATCTCCAGGTGCTCGGCGCCGTACGCGTCGACGACGCGCAGGCCCTCCTTCAGGCCGTCGACCAGGACGATCGCGGACTGCCTGCCCGCCAGGGCGGGGGCGATCCGGTCCTCGACGTGCTTGGTCGCCGCGACCTGCGGCTCCAGCTCCTTGACGACCGCGTCGGCCAGGGCCACGGAGTCGGTGACGAGGACGGCGGCGGCGAGCGGGTCGTGCTCGGCCTGGCTGATCAGGTCGGACGCGACGTGCACGGCGTCGGCCGTGTCGTCGGCGAGGACCGCGATCTCGGTCGGGCCCGCCTCGGTGTCGATGCCGATCCGTCCGGTGAAGTAACGCTTGGCGGCGGCGACCCAGATGTTGCCGGGCCCGGTGACCATGTTGGCCGGGGCGCAGGTCTCGGTGCCGTACGCGAACATCGCGACGGCCTGGGCGCCGCCGACCGCGTACACCTCGTCGATGCCCAGGAGCGCGCAGGCGGCGAGGATCGTGGGGTGCGGAAGGCCGTCGAAGTCGCTCTGCGGCGGGGACGCGAGCGCCATCGACTCGACGCCCGCCTCCTGTGCCGGCACCGCATTCATGATCACGGAGGAGGGGTAGACCGAGCGGCCACCGGGCGCGTACAGACCGACGCGCTCGACCGGCACCCACTTCTCGGTGACCGAGCCGCCGGGGACGACCTGGGTGGTGTGCGGGGCGCGGCGCTGCTCGCGGTGCACGATGCGGGCGCGGCGGATCGACTCCTCGAGCGCGTCGCGCACGAGCGGGTCGAGGCCTTCCAGGGCGTCGGCGATGGCGGCCGCCGGGACGCGGACCTGCTTCAGGCGTACCCCGTCGAACTTCTCCGCGTATTCGATCAGCGCCGCGTCGCCACGATGATGCACGTCCTCGCAGATGGGCCGCACCTTCTCCAGGGCGGCCGCGACGTCGAAGTCGGCACGGGGCAGCAGGGCGCGCAGGGCGGGGCCCTCGGGGAGGGCGTCGCCGCGCAGATCGATTCGGGAGATCACATGGCCAATTCTCTCAGACCCTGATTCCGGTCCGGACGCCGTATCACTGGCTGATATAGATCCCGGGAGACGACGTTCACCACTAGCGTTCAGCCCGTCACCGAGCGGGCATGAAACAGGTGTACGAGACATGGGCGTATCGCGGTACGGGGAGGACAACTGCAGTGGTCGACGACACCGGCACCGGGGACCCGCCGGACGGACTGACCGCCGCCGAGATCGGCATGTGGCAGGCCTTCCGCAACGGCAGCGTCTATGACCTCCGGTCCGGGGACTCGATGGCGGACGATCCGCACGGCGGCCACCCCTGGGGTCCGGAACGCAGCGTGCGCGCGCGCATCGTGTGCTGGCTGCTCCTCGACGGGCCGCCCGCGCTCTCCGGCCGGGTCTCCTCACTGAAGCTCTCGGGCCTCCAGATCACGGACGTACTGGACCTGGCGGGCGGCGAGATCCTGCCCTACGCCGAGCTCAAGCACTGCCGCTTCGAGAAGGAAGTGCTCGTCCCCGAGGCCAAGTTCACCACCCTGCGGCTGGTCAATTGCTCCATCCCGCGCGTGGAGGCGGCCCGCGTGCACACGGAGGGCGACCTGCATCTGCCGCGCTGCCGGATCCACAACGGCATGCGGCTCACGGACGCCCAGATCGGCACCGACCTGCTGATCAACCAGGCCGTGATCTACCGCGACCGGCGCGGCAACTCGATCATGGGCGACGGGCTCTCGGTCGGGCAGGACCTCCAGGCCGAGATGATGGAGTCGCACGGCCAGCTGAGCCTGCGGGGCGCGAAGGTCGGCGTCTCCTTCAGCCTGCGCGGCAGCAAGCTCGCCAATCCGTACGGCCAGCGGGCGCTGAACGCCCCGCAGATGACCGTGGAACGCACGCTGTACATGACACCCGCCGCACTCGGCGATCCCCCCATGACCAGCGGCACCACACCCCCGCGCGGCACCCGCGTCCAGCGTTTCGAGTGCCAGGGCGGCATCCGGCTCGACGACGGCCGCTTCGGGGACGCCGTCGACCTGGCCCAGGCGCGCTTCACCCTGGAGAACGACCAGGAGGTGTCGCTGCGCCGCGTCCAGACCCCCGAGCTGCGCTTCCTCAGCGAGGCTCCGCAGCGCGGCAAGATCATCCTGTCCGGTGCCAAGGTCGTCACGCTCATCGACAAGTCGATCAGCTGGCCGGGACCCGGCGGCCTCCAGATGGGCGGCTTCAGTTAC
This region includes:
- the trpC gene encoding indole-3-glycerol phosphate synthase TrpC, translated to MSVLDEIIDGVRADLAERQARVSLDELKERAAKAPAAKDGVAALRGDGVKVICEVKRSSPSKGALAAIADPAGLAADYEAGGAAVISVLTEERRFGGSLADLEAVRAKVDIPVLRKDFIVTSYQLWEARAYGADLVLLIVAALEQPALESLIERAHSIGLTPIVEVHDEDEAERAVDAGARIIGVNNRDLKTLKVDRSTFERVAPELPDDVVKIAESGVRGPHDLIAFANAGADAVLVGESLVTGRDPKGAVSDLVAAGAHPALRHGRS
- a CDS encoding DUF2752 domain-containing protein, which encodes MRRVNAEPESAAPAVGPALRRLAVPVGVLGSVIAAFAYVGAVDPNEPGHYPACPLLRLTGVFCPGCGGLRSAHAVVHGDFTTALGANALAVVGFGVFALLWTLWAARAARGRPLRIELGSVHLYGIGVLIAVFTLVRNLPFGAWLHP
- a CDS encoding HGxxPAAW family protein; the protein is MAGSSHGHTPAAWTGVTIAFIGFCVSGAFMVLANPLGFWAGMVIIAVGGVVGMAMRAAGLGAKPRQSQPQGRLAHSES
- a CDS encoding TIGR02234 family membrane protein, with product MTSAVPPPRTQAAEADAEPETRAQRSGRRSIAVALLFGAVGAALALLASRQTWAKGTASVAGGELPLSATGSDVTGVPAALAIVGLAALVAVFAVRRAGRMLVSLLLALSGAGTVAAALLAANDSGALDEKAAEASGDTAATIGDLSHTAWPYAAAVAGALILIAGLLALTYGRSWPAMSGRYERDGAPRPRKAPPKVDPDRPEDLWKALDRGEDPTREA
- a CDS encoding anthranilate synthase component I; the encoded protein is MDLETFRKLASDRRVIPVSRRLLADGDTPVGLYRKLAAERPGTFLLESAENGRSWSRYSFVGVRSAATLTTRDGEAHWLGTPPVGVPTSGDPLDALRATVEALHTPRDLASGMPPFTGGMVGYLGYDIVRRLEKIGPGERDDLKLPELTMLLTSDLAVLDHWDGSVLLIANAINHNDLETGVDEAYADAVARLDAMEADLSRAVSQPPAALPPSELPEYTALWGGEQYQEAVEDIKERIRAGEAFQVVPSQRFETPCGASALDVYRVLRATNPSPYMYLFRFDGFDVVGSSPEALVKVEDGRAMVHPIAGTRPRGATPQEDQGLADELLADPKERAEHLMLVDLGRNDLGRVCEPGSVEVVDFMSIEKYSHVMHIVSTVTGQVAEGRTAFDVLTACFPAGTLSGAPKPRAMQIIDELEPSRRGLYGGCVGYLDFAGDSDTAIAIRTALLREGTAYVQAGAGVVADSDPVAEDTECRNKAAAVLRAIHTANRLRRPAGREG
- the hisI gene encoding phosphoribosyl-AMP cyclohydrolase — protein: MTATPPPSSLDPEIAARLKRGADGLVPAIAQQYDTGEVLMLGWMDDEALHRTLTTGRCTYWSRSRQEYWVKGDTSGHFQYVKSVALDCDADTVLVQVDQIGAACHTGTRTCFDADSLPVTFSGTEA
- a CDS encoding TIGR03085 family metal-binding protein, yielding MSTHAKRERLLLADLLEAEGPDAPTLCEGWTTRDLAAHVVVRERRADAAGGLLIKQLASRLERVQAEFAAKPYEELIQLIRTGPPRFSPFSLKQIDEASNAVEFYVHTEDVRRARPDWTPRELDPVLSDTLWSRLERMARLVGRKAPVGLVLRRPDGQTAVAHRGTPVVTVTGEPSELVMFAHGRQDVANVELDGDKDAIARLHETKQLGI
- a CDS encoding VOC family protein, with the protein product MIRVSMAGVYVDDVARAHAFYTDVLGFETRHHVVPTGGTPFVTVGAAGGHGDVELLLEPGEGPIAEPYHKALHEAGIPCIVLGVDDIRAEHERLVALGVRFAHGPEKQGPVITAVLDDTVGNLVQLMQPSG